From Mya arenaria isolate MELC-2E11 chromosome 12, ASM2691426v1, the proteins below share one genomic window:
- the LOC128212409 gene encoding uncharacterized protein LOC128212409 — MSSALALLASVALMGWDVTGDGHDREQGSVHNIISERCCPSDECYPSQMDMAALNHDMNGHLLLPSYPEYSKQAHMYNTIEQRYPNLIAVVKNADDIQKAVQFARKYNLHVTVRSSGHDYVGRSTWEGSFLVSLSEMDEMEIDLSTERSPHGTVKVQTGIQWQEIYEKLNTLGRVVVGGSAHTVTPGGYMLGGGHSPVSRSLGYVIDNLLEAQVVLADGSIATATENRTVIVTPVGDIMYHENGDLFWALRGGGGGTF, encoded by the exons ATGAG TTCAGCGCTAGCCTTGCTGGCAAGTGTTGCCTTGATGGGCTGGGATGTGACTGGCGATGGACATGACAGGGAACAAGGTAGCGTTCACAACATAATCTCGGAGCGGTGCTGCCCAAGTGATGAATGCTACCCCTCTCAGATGGACATGGCCGCCCTCAACCATGATATGAACGGGCACCTGCTGTTGCCAAGCTACCCAGAGTACAGTAAACAGGCACATATGTACAACACCATTGAACAGAG GTACCCAAATTTGATCGCCGTGGTGAAGAACGCTGATGACATCCAGAAAGCGGTGCAGTTCGCCCGGAAATACAACTTACACGTGACAGTACGGAGCTCGGGACACGACTATGTGGGCCGCTCCACGTGGGAGGGAAGTTTCCTCGTAAGCCTGTCTGAGATGGACGAGATGGAGATAGACCTGAGCACGGAGAGGAGCCCACATGGCACGGTTAAGGTGCAGACCGGGATACAATGGCAGGAGATATACGAGAAG TTGAACACGCTTGGGCGTGTTGTGGTTGGCGGCAGCGCCCACACAGTGACCCCGGGGGGCTACATGCTCGGTGGTGGGCACAGCCCCGTGTCCCGTTCCCTTGGATACGTCATCGACAACCTGCTAGAGGCTCAG GTGGTGCTTGCTGACGGTTCGATCGCCACTGCGACGGAGAACAGGACGGTGATTGTCACCCCGGTAGGCGATATCATGTATCACGAGAACGGAGACCTGTTCTGGGCACTTAGGGGCGGCGGTGGGGGCACATTTTGA